The Candidatus Eremiobacterota bacterium genome has a segment encoding these proteins:
- a CDS encoding polysaccharide deacetylase family protein, with translation MKTAILRLMQILLLLIVVSVASCGPRFRQPPAEKSAGDAFKEVHSHPARVDRFWERAHEAVYRSPEELKAQHKREGRKGIVYDKLMYGDLSRKEVALTFDDGPHRLFTPQLIRLLKKYEVKATFFFVGKMAEKHKDLVRALTAEGHEVENHSFHHVNLTKIPKEEIEVEWLACNEVLKSITGREPKFCRPPGGDYDDEVIQAAARCGLTTVLWTDDPGDYARPGKEKIEDRVLANIDNGGIILLHDGVQQTINILPDIIEHLKKRGYKFITITEMAHELENK, from the coding sequence ATGAAAACGGCTATCCTGCGCTTGATGCAGATCCTTCTCCTCCTCATTGTGGTCTCTGTTGCCAGCTGCGGCCCCAGATTCAGGCAACCCCCCGCAGAGAAGTCGGCAGGCGACGCTTTCAAGGAAGTCCACAGCCACCCCGCAAGAGTTGACCGCTTCTGGGAAAGGGCCCATGAAGCCGTGTACCGCTCGCCGGAGGAACTTAAGGCCCAGCATAAGCGCGAGGGAAGAAAAGGGATTGTATATGACAAGCTCATGTATGGCGATCTATCGAGAAAAGAGGTGGCTCTCACTTTTGACGACGGCCCCCACCGCCTCTTCACCCCTCAGCTTATAAGGCTTCTCAAGAAATACGAGGTGAAAGCCACTTTCTTCTTCGTGGGGAAGATGGCTGAAAAGCACAAGGATCTCGTAAGGGCTCTCACGGCAGAAGGCCATGAGGTGGAAAATCATTCCTTCCATCACGTGAATCTTACCAAAATACCTAAGGAAGAGATAGAGGTGGAATGGCTTGCCTGCAACGAGGTGCTCAAATCAATAACAGGCAGGGAGCCGAAGTTCTGCAGGCCGCCCGGCGGCGACTACGATGACGAGGTCATCCAGGCGGCAGCCAGGTGCGGCCTCACCACGGTTCTCTGGACCGACGACCCGGGAGATTATGCCAGGCCCGGGAAGGAAAAGATCGAGGACCGCGTGCTGGCTAACATAGACAACGGCGGCATCATACTGCTCCATGACGGGGTCCAGCAGACCATCAACATCCTTCCCGACATCATCGAGCATCTGAAAAAGAGAGGATATAAATTCATTACCATAACGGAAATGGCCCATGAGCTTGAAAACAAGTGA